GATATCGAGCGGATCGTGGCCATCTGGCGCGGGTGCTTCGCCGCCCATGGCGGTCCTTATCTCATGGGCGCGCGGCCGACCTTGGCGGATGCCATGTTCGCCCCCGTCTGCTCGCGCTTCGCCACCTATGACGTGCCGCTGGATGCCGCCTGTGCCGCTTATCGCGACCGCATCATGTCCCATCCCCTGATGCTGGAATGGATCGAGGGCGCCAAGGCGGAGCCGGAGGAACTGGAAGAACTGGACGTGGAGTTCTGAGGGCGGGACGCCCTCGCATTCTCAGGCGCCGGGCGCCTCACGCCCGGCCGCCTGCCTCCAGATGCTCCAGCAATTCGCGGGCGAAGGTGGGCAAGGTGGTGCGGCTGCGCACGCAGAGGACGAGGCGCCGCCGCGTCCAGGGCTCATCCAGCGGGCGCACCGCGATGCCGCCGTCCAGGGCGAGGCGCAGCGCCGCCGCCTCCGGCAGCACCGCCACGCCCACGCCCGCCGCCACCATCACCGCCACCGGCTCGAAGCCATAGACCCGCACCCGGTATTTGGGCGCGGCCCCGGTGCGCAGGGCTTGCCGGCCCACCAGTTCCTGCATGGCATTGCCCGGCGGCAGGCCCACAAAGGGCTCGCCCAGGAGGTCGGCGAAGCGCACGGCCGGTTGCCCCGCCAAGGGATGGGCCGGCGGCAGCACTGCCACGAGGCGGTCTTCGCCATAGGGAGAAAGCTCCAGGCCGCGCGTATCCACCGCATCCGAACCGATGCCCAGATGGATGAGCCCCTGCGCCAGGGCCAGCGTGATCTGGCGGCTCGGCTGTTCGCTGAGGTCGAGATCCACATCCGGATGGGCGGTGAGGAAGGTGGCGAGATCCGCGTGCAAGCGCCCGCCGAGGGCCGCGGTATTGCACCAGAGCCGCACATGGCCCTTCAGTCCGCGCCCATAGCGGGCCAACTCTCCCCGCATGCGCTCGGTCTGGTCGAGGATCAGCCGGGCATGGTGGGCGAGCGCCTCGCCCGCCGGGGTCGGCATGGCGCCGGCGCGGGAGCGCGTGAGGAGGGGGGTGCCGATGGCGTCCTCCATGCCCTTGACTCGGGCCGAGGCGGAGGCGAGTGCCAGATGCGCCCGCTCGGCGCCGGCGGTGATGGAGCCGGTCTCCACTACGGCGAGAAACAGGCGCAGGTCTGCGGGATCAAAGCGCATGGGCGGCCTTTCGGCTCATCCTACGGATAAACCGAAGGATAAGGCCGTATCTTCCGCATTGTTGCAAGTCCAAGCTGGGATTAGAGCAGGACGCATCCGCTTTCGGCCTCCCTTTTTCGTCTGTGCGCCCATGTCTTTTCCCCTGTCCCTCTCCTTCCCCGTGCCGCTGACCGAGGCCTCCCTTGCCTTCATCGTCGCGGTGCTCGTCTTTGCGGGGCTGGTGAAGGGCCTCATCGCCATGGGCATGCCCACCGTGGGGGTGGGGCTGTTGTGCCTCATCATGCCCCCGGCCCAAGCGGCGGCGCTGATCGTGGTGCCCGCCGCCATTTCCAACGTGGTGCAGCTTGCCACCGGCCCGCGCCTGACCCACACCGTGCGGCGCTTCTGGTCGATGATCGTCACCGTGGTGGCCGGTACGCTGGTGGGCGGGCTGGTGATGGGGGGCCTGGAATCCCATCTGGCGCCGGCCATCTTGGGCCTGACGCTGACCGTCTATGGCGTGATGGGCCTCCTGAACCTGCATCTGAGGACGCCGCCGGCATTGGAGCGGTGGCTTTCCCCGGTGGCGGGCTTCACGTCCGGCCTGCTCACCGGCACCACCGGGGTCACGGTGATGCCCATGGCGCCCTATCTCCAGTCCCTCGATATGCCGAAGGAGGAACTGGTGCAGGCGCTGGGGCTGGGCTTTGCCATCTCCACCTTCGCGCTCGGCTTCGTGCTGATGGGGCAGGGTGCGCCCTTTTCCGACCCCACCATGATGGGAGCGTCCCTGGCGGCGCTGGTGCCGGCGGTGGCGGGCATGGAGATTGGCCGCCGGCTGCGCCTGAGGGTGTCGCCCGCCGCCTTCCGGAAATGTTTCTTCGCGGGGCTGGCGCTGCTCGGGCTGCACATGCTCGCCCGCGCCGTTCTCATCTGAGGTCATCTTGACAATGAAAAGAGGCCCGCCGGTGCACACCAGCGGGCCCCCTTTTGTTTATGCGTTGTGGTTCAGTCGTCGATGCGGTGCACGTCATGCACCACCACCGAGGCTTCCTTCGGCGGGCGGCGGAGCCATTCGCGGTGGCGCAGAGTGCGCATGGTGTCCTCGATGCCGGCCTGCCAATGGTCGCGCATGGAGGTGCCGGAGAATTCGTAGTCCTTGAAGTCCCGCTCGTAGGTCTTTTCCTGGTAGATCAGGTGGCAGATGTTGACAGGGCCGGAAGCGGCATAGTCCTCCAGCACGGCGCGATCCTCGTCGGTGCGCAACTGTTCGGGAATGCGCAGCACCGTCTCCGCATGCTTGGTGCGCATCTCCTGAACCCGGCGGAACAGGTCGGTGGTGTAGCGGGTTCGGCTGGAATAGCCGATGTCCTTCTGGCGCTCGATCACGTCGAACATGTCGCGGGGCAGTTCGCCCCGGGCGCTGAACAGGTCCACCTGGAACACCAGGGTCGACGGATGGTCGGGCTGGTCCAGGAGCCATTGCAGCGGCGTGTTCGAGACGACGCCGCCGTCCCAGTAATATTCGCCGTCGATGCGAATGGCAGGGAAGGCCGGCGGCAGCGCGCCGGACGCCATCACATGCTCCGGCCCGATGCGGTGGGTGGTGTTGTCGAAATAGATGAAGTTGCCGGTGCGCACGTTGGAGGCGCCCACCGAGAACCGCTTCTGGCCGTTATTGATGAGGTCGAAATCCACCAAGCGCAGCAGAGTCTCGCGCAAGGGCGAGGTGTCGTAGAGGCTGGTGGCACCCTCCGCGCCCGTGGGCAGCAGCCAGGGATTGGGCCAGCGGGGGCGGAAGAAGCCGGGCTGGCCGAGGCCGATGGTCGCGAGCGCGCTCATCTGGTTGCGCATGGCGCGGTAGATGTCGCCCTCGGGGGTGAAGGGGAAGAATTTGCGTCCCGACACCGTCTCCCAGAATTCCCGCAGGCGGGGCACGCGGTTTTCCGGTGTGTTTCCGGCGATGATGGCCGAGTTGATGGCGCCGATGGAGACACCCGAGATCCAGTTGGGCTCGGCACCGGTGGCGGAGAGCGCCTCATAGACGCCGGCCTGGTAGGCGCCCAGCGCCCCGCCGCCCTGGAAGACCAGCGCGACCCGGTCATAATCGTGAACGAGAGCGGCGATTTCCTGCGGATTGTGATCCAGACGCGTGCTCATCAGTCCCTCGTTTCCTGACATCCCACCGGCCCGAGCGGCGGGCGCGCCCGCTGCGGAGGTGCGACGATCTTCATGTGAGAATGGCGTGCGCGCCGGCCGCGCGCAATCGCGGGAGGGCGAGAGCCGGGGCCGAGCGGATCGGCTGGACCGCCTCTCTTCAGGCGCTTCGGCGCGGCGTTAGGGTGGCGGTGCCTCCGAACGCCGCTGGCCTCAGGCTGACGGGTGCCTCACGGTACCGGGTGCCTCACTTGGGTTCGGCGAGATAATCGTAGATCACCTCGCCCATGCCCAGCGTTAGGTCGGCGCGCAGGTGCAGGGCGGAGACGATCTCCAGCACCGGCAGCCGGGCCACATCGCAGATGGCATGGGGGTAGAGGCCGAGGGCGGCCGGGCCGACCCAGCATTCCTTCAGGTCGATGTCTTCCAGGTAATAGCGCACCAGCTCGCAGATGCGGGGGGTGGCATCCACGTGGGGGATGATCTTGATCATGTAGTTGGGCGCCTTGAGCGCGTTCATGACCACGTCCTTGTCGGCCGCCACGTGCTTGTAGCCCATGGTGGCCTCGGCACAGAGCGTCTTGCCATAATGGAGGCGGCCGGAGAGGACGTCCTTCTCCACTTCCATCTTGGGGTGCGCATATTTCTTGGGGAAGCCCCACAATTCGCGGCCGCCGGCGATGGGCGCTTCGTCGTCCAGGTACATGGAGTGGACATAGCCGCCCTCCACGCCATTGAACTTCACGGGGATGACCTGTCCGGTCTCGGTATAGTCGCCGAAGCCGGTGGAATCGGGCATGCGGATGAATTCGTACTTCACCAGCGGCTCGAACACTTCCAGCGGCTCGGGCACCACCTTGCGCAGCGCCTCGATGTCGGTGCGGTAGGTGATGATCATGAATTCCCGGTCGAAGAACCGATAGGGTCCCTTCGGGAACGCAGGGTTCGTCAGCGGCATGGAATAGGCGGTGCGGCGAACGTCTTCGATCTTCATGGGGAACTCCGAACTCCATCCGACCGGAACGGGTGTGCGGCCGGAGGGAGCCGTCCGCAACGTCATCTCGCAGGCGCGAGATGACATGAGGTTAGCCCATAGCTTGCCTGCGTGACAGCCCCGAGACGCACCGGCGTGGCGGGCCCCGCCGGGCATGGAAAAAATGGCTGCGGGGGCCGGGGATCAGAATTCCAGCAGTCCGGCGCTGCCCGAGGCTGTGCCAAAGGCCACCGCCCCGCCATCCGCCCGCCATCCGATGGCGGTCACCGGGGTGGCGTCGGGCTTGCGCAGGAGGATCTCGGCGCCATCGGAGATGCGCACCATCAGCACCATGCCGTCCTCGAAGCCGGCCGCCAGCACGGGGTCCTTGGGATGGCAGGCCACCTGCGTCACCTTGCCGGTGGTGGAGGGGGCCAGCATGGAGGGCTGCTTGCCCATGGGGCCTTCCTTGGACTGGAACGGCCACAGGATCACTTCCGTCGAGCCGGAGGAGGCCAGCCACTTGCCATCGGCGGTGAATTGGAACGACTTCACCCGGCTCGGATAGCCGGTCATGCGCATATGGCCGCCATCCACCACCCGCCAGCCATGGAGCGCGGCTTCCTGCATGGTGGTGATGACGAAGCGGTTGTCCGGGCTGAACACGACGCCCAGGTGCGAGCCCTTCCAGCCCAGCGTCTCGGGCTTGGAGCCCGGCGCATTGGGGAACCACAAAGTCACCCCGCCATAATGGGCCACCGCCAGGCGGATGCCCTTGTGGGCGAAGCCAAGGCCGCCGACGGTGGAGCCCACCTCCAATTGGCGCGGCTCGCCCTTCGGCGAAATCATGTGGGCGGTCTTGCCCACCGAATAGGCGGTGATGCCGTCCGGGCCCAGGGCCACATGGTCCACCCAGCGGGCCTTGTGCTCCGCGAGGATGTTCATCGTGCCGTCGGCGGCCAGTTCCACCACCTTGCCGTCATCGCCGCCGCTGACGAGCCGCCGGCCATTGCCGGCCACTTCCAGCGGCACGCCATCATGGAGCGTGACTTTGAGGGGAGAGGCGCCCACGAGGGTGGCGGCGCCCGCATCCTCCACCAGCACGCAGGTCCCGCCCAGAAAGCCGGAATGGACGATGCCGCTGTCCAGGGTGAAGGTGCGGACCTTGTCTGTGAGCGAAGAGGGAACAGTGGACATGCGCCAGCCGGAATGTCTGCGCCGTCGGGGGCAATCCGCCCTCCGAAGGCTTGAAGGAGAAGCCCGTGCGATCCGCGACGCAGCGGGTGCGCCGACGGTTCGTTCGCTCCCTAGATAAGCGAGGCGAGGGCATTTGTCGCCCCGCCCCTCGGCGTTCGGCTCCCGTTTCGGCCGTGCCCCCCGCCATGCTACAGGACGCGCCCCGCCGTCCCATCGCCCTGGCCCCATGTTCGACACCCGCCTGCCCATCGATGACGTCCTGGATCCGCTGCGCGAGACGCTGGCGCGGGGGCCGAACGCCGTGCTGGTGGCGCCGCCTGGCGCCGGCAAGACCACGCGGGTGCCGCTCGCCCTCATGGACGAACCCTGGGTCGCCGGCCGCAAGATCCTGGTGCTGGAGCCCCGCCGCCTCGCCGCTCGCGCCGCCGCTACCCGGATGGCGCAGACGCTGGGCGAGAAGGTGGGGGAACGGGTCGGCTATCGGGTGCGGCTGAAGGCGGAGGTCTCCCGGCGCACCCGCATCGAGGTGGTGACGGAAGGTGTCTTCACCCGCATGATCCTGGACGATCCGGAACTCTCCGGCATCGCCGCCGTGCTGTTCGACGAATATCACGAGCGCTCCCTGGACGCGGACCTGGGCCTTGCTTTGGCGCTCGATGCCCAAGGCGGGCTGCGGGAAGACCTTCGCCTGCTCGCCATGTCCGCCACCCTGGATGGGGCCCGCGTCGCCGCCTTGCTGGGCGGGGAGAGCGGCCCGGCGCCCGTGATCGAGAGCGAAGGGCGCGCCTTTCCCGTGGAGACCTTCTATCTCGGCCGCGATCCGCGCGCGCCCATCGACCGTCAGGTGGCCGATGCGGTGGTGCGGGCGCTCAACGCCGAGCGCGGCTCGATCCTCGCCTTCCTGCCCGGCGCGGGGGAGATCCGCCGGACCGAAACCCTTCTGCGCGAGCGCGTGCGCGACAGGGACGTGGCCATCGTGCCGCTTTATGGCGCGCTGGACGCCGCCGAGCAGGACCGGGCCGTGCTGCCCGCACCCGCCGGCACGCGCAAGGTGGTGCTCGCCACCTCCATCGCCGAGACCAGCCTGACCATTGAGGGCGTGCGGGTGGTGGTGGATGGGGGCCTTGCCCGCGTGCCCCGCTTCGAGCCAGACGTGGGCCTGACCCGTCTTGAGACCGTGCGCGTCTCCCGCGCCGCCGCCGGCCAGAGGCGGGGCCGCGCCGGGCGCACCGAGCCGGGCATCTGCTATCGCCTGTGGAGCGAGGGGGAGACGGCGAGCCTCCAGCCTTTCGCGACGCCGGAAATTCTCGCCGCCGACTTGACCGGCCTGGTGCTGGATCTGGCCGCCTGGGGCGTGCGCGATGCCCGCAGCCTCGCCTTTCTCGATCCGCCGCCCGTCCCGGCTTTGGCCGAGGCCAAGGCGCTGCTGGTGTTGCTCGGCGCGCTCGATGCGGACGGCGCGGTGACGCCGCTCGGCCGGCGCATGGCGCGCCTGCCCTTGCCGCCGCGCCTCTCGCACATGGTCGTTGCCGGCGCCGATGCGGGCCTGGCGCAGGAGGCGGCGGAGATCGCCGCCGTGCTGGTGGAGCGGGGGCTGGGCGGGGATGGTGTCGACCTTCTCCACCGCCTCGACGGCTTCCGCCGCGAGCGTTCCCGCCGGGCGGACGATGCGCGCCGCCTCGCCGATCGCTGGGCGCAGAGTGCTGAACGGGGGGCCGGGGAGGCGCGCCTCTCCTTGGCGCAGGGCGCATCGCCCGCCGGCCTGCTGGCCTTGGCCTTCCCGGACCGCGTCGCCAAGGGCCGGGGCGATGGCACCCGGTTTCTCCTGGCCAATGGCAGGGGCGGGGTGATGGAACCCTCCGCGGCACTCGCCCGCGCGCCTTTTCTGACGGTGGCGGAGGTGTCCGGCCGCGCCGAGGCCGCCCGCATCACGCTGGCCGCCGCCCTGGACGTTGAAGAATTGGAGCGCCTGTTCGCCGCCGACATCACCAGCGGCGTGGAGGTGGCCTTCGATGCGGAAGCCGCTGCTGTGCGGGCACGCGAAACACGCCGCCTGCGGGCCCTGGTGCTGGCGGACCGCCCCCGCCCGGTGCCGCAGGGGCCGGAGACGGCGGCGGCGCTGGCGCGGGGCGTGGTGGGGCTGGGCCTTGTCCGTTTGCCCTGGAGCGCGGCGCTCTCCCAATGGCGTGACCGTGTGATGTTCCTGCGCGCGGCCGAGGGCGAGCCCTGGCCGGACCTCTCTGACGCCGCCTTGGCGCAGGCGCCGCAGGATTGGCTCGCGCCTTATCTGGAGGGGCGCACGGCGCTCGCCGACATCACGGCGAGCGACCTTTCCAACGCCTTGCACGCGCTTTTGCCCTATGAGCTGACCCGGCGCCTGGAGGCGGAGGCCCCCACCCATTTCGAGGCGCCCACCGGCTCGCGCCTGCCCATCGATTATGGGGCGGAAGGCGGCCCGGCCGTGTCGGTGCGGGTGCAGGAGATGTTCGGTCTGACGGTGCACCCCGCCATTGCCGGCGGGCGGGTGCCCCTTACTTTGGCCTTGCTCTCACCCGCCCATCGGCC
This genomic interval from Aquabacter sp. L1I39 contains the following:
- a CDS encoding LysR substrate-binding domain-containing protein; the protein is MRFDPADLRLFLAVVETGSITAGAERAHLALASASARVKGMEDAIGTPLLTRSRAGAMPTPAGEALAHHARLILDQTERMRGELARYGRGLKGHVRLWCNTAALGGRLHADLATFLTAHPDVDLDLSEQPSRQITLALAQGLIHLGIGSDAVDTRGLELSPYGEDRLVAVLPPAHPLAGQPAVRFADLLGEPFVGLPPGNAMQELVGRQALRTGAAPKYRVRVYGFEPVAVMVAAGVGVAVLPEAAALRLALDGGIAVRPLDEPWTRRRLVLCVRSRTTLPTFARELLEHLEAGGRA
- a CDS encoding sulfite exporter TauE/SafE family protein is translated as MSFPLSLSFPVPLTEASLAFIVAVLVFAGLVKGLIAMGMPTVGVGLLCLIMPPAQAAALIVVPAAISNVVQLATGPRLTHTVRRFWSMIVTVVAGTLVGGLVMGGLESHLAPAILGLTLTVYGVMGLLNLHLRTPPALERWLSPVAGFTSGLLTGTTGVTVMPMAPYLQSLDMPKEELVQALGLGFAISTFALGFVLMGQGAPFSDPTMMGASLAALVPAVAGMEIGRRLRLRVSPAAFRKCFFAGLALLGLHMLARAVLI
- a CDS encoding patatin-like phospholipase family protein, producing the protein MSTRLDHNPQEIAALVHDYDRVALVFQGGGALGAYQAGVYEALSATGAEPNWISGVSIGAINSAIIAGNTPENRVPRLREFWETVSGRKFFPFTPEGDIYRAMRNQMSALATIGLGQPGFFRPRWPNPWLLPTGAEGATSLYDTSPLRETLLRLVDFDLINNGQKRFSVGASNVRTGNFIYFDNTTHRIGPEHVMASGALPPAFPAIRIDGEYYWDGGVVSNTPLQWLLDQPDHPSTLVFQVDLFSARGELPRDMFDVIERQKDIGYSSRTRYTTDLFRRVQEMRTKHAETVLRIPEQLRTDEDRAVLEDYAASGPVNICHLIYQEKTYERDFKDYEFSGTSMRDHWQAGIEDTMRTLRHREWLRRPPKEASVVVHDVHRIDD
- a CDS encoding acetoacetate decarboxylase, producing the protein MKIEDVRRTAYSMPLTNPAFPKGPYRFFDREFMIITYRTDIEALRKVVPEPLEVFEPLVKYEFIRMPDSTGFGDYTETGQVIPVKFNGVEGGYVHSMYLDDEAPIAGGRELWGFPKKYAHPKMEVEKDVLSGRLHYGKTLCAEATMGYKHVAADKDVVMNALKAPNYMIKIIPHVDATPRICELVRYYLEDIDLKECWVGPAALGLYPHAICDVARLPVLEIVSALHLRADLTLGMGEVIYDYLAEPK
- a CDS encoding WD40 repeat domain-containing protein, producing the protein MSTVPSSLTDKVRTFTLDSGIVHSGFLGGTCVLVEDAGAATLVGASPLKVTLHDGVPLEVAGNGRRLVSGGDDGKVVELAADGTMNILAEHKARWVDHVALGPDGITAYSVGKTAHMISPKGEPRQLEVGSTVGGLGFAHKGIRLAVAHYGGVTLWFPNAPGSKPETLGWKGSHLGVVFSPDNRFVITTMQEAALHGWRVVDGGHMRMTGYPSRVKSFQFTADGKWLASSGSTEVILWPFQSKEGPMGKQPSMLAPSTTGKVTQVACHPKDPVLAAGFEDGMVLMVRISDGAEILLRKPDATPVTAIGWRADGGAVAFGTASGSAGLLEF
- the hrpB gene encoding ATP-dependent helicase HrpB, whose protein sequence is MFDTRLPIDDVLDPLRETLARGPNAVLVAPPGAGKTTRVPLALMDEPWVAGRKILVLEPRRLAARAAATRMAQTLGEKVGERVGYRVRLKAEVSRRTRIEVVTEGVFTRMILDDPELSGIAAVLFDEYHERSLDADLGLALALDAQGGLREDLRLLAMSATLDGARVAALLGGESGPAPVIESEGRAFPVETFYLGRDPRAPIDRQVADAVVRALNAERGSILAFLPGAGEIRRTETLLRERVRDRDVAIVPLYGALDAAEQDRAVLPAPAGTRKVVLATSIAETSLTIEGVRVVVDGGLARVPRFEPDVGLTRLETVRVSRAAAGQRRGRAGRTEPGICYRLWSEGETASLQPFATPEILAADLTGLVLDLAAWGVRDARSLAFLDPPPVPALAEAKALLVLLGALDADGAVTPLGRRMARLPLPPRLSHMVVAGADAGLAQEAAEIAAVLVERGLGGDGVDLLHRLDGFRRERSRRADDARRLADRWAQSAERGAGEARLSLAQGASPAGLLALAFPDRVAKGRGDGTRFLLANGRGGVMEPSAALARAPFLTVAEVSGRAEAARITLAAALDVEELERLFAADITSGVEVAFDAEAAAVRARETRRLRALVLADRPRPVPQGPETAAALARGVVGLGLVRLPWSAALSQWRDRVMFLRAAEGEPWPDLSDAALAQAPQDWLAPYLEGRTALADITASDLSNALHALLPYELTRRLEAEAPTHFEAPTGSRLPIDYGAEGGPAVSVRVQEMFGLTVHPAIAGGRVPLTLALLSPAHRPIQMTKDLPQFWRGSWRDVRADMRGRYPKHPWPEDPSQAPPTTRAKPRGT